A genomic window from Erpetoichthys calabaricus chromosome 17, fErpCal1.3, whole genome shotgun sequence includes:
- the LOC114668260 gene encoding uncharacterized protein LOC114668260: protein MKQVLFLVIRPIGTPEGPFSLLKILEENVLPVTIRPTQPLTFQEMNNPTSACHRVELLTVTQVFKETFLLGHSINNKGFLEVQTPLVLPMYMKQVRLALAEGLKDNNEEEWDAACTEYSQTVQQKANMDHFIFEEISLLDKQEIMKHRNMYSEVEPIYMDLNKQLKKPTPPPKPEKNVACKFFSFADVPKDLHEASVDEICDCLLLLNLNQYIQSFRTEQIDGQFLYDLDEALMRENLGMSKLHAAKLLRFRDGWRPRLEESI, encoded by the exons ATGAAGCAAGTGTTGTTCCTTGTCATAAGGCCTATTGGAACGCCAG AGGGACCTTTTAGTCTGTTGAAAATTCTGGAGGAAAATGTTTTACCTGTCACCATAAGGCCTACACAACCTTTAACCTTCCAGGAAATGAACAATCCTACTAGTGCTTGCCACAGGGTGGAACTGCTAACTGTTACTCAAGTCTTCAAGGAAACATTTTTGCTGGGCCACAGTATTAATAACAAAG GCTTCTTAGAAGTGCAGACACCATTGGTTCTTCCAATGTATATGAAACAAGTGCGTCTAGCCTTGGCAGAGGGTTTGAAAGATAATAATGAAGAGGAATGGGATGCAGCCTGCACAGAATACAGTCAGACAGTACAACAGAAAGCAAACATGGATCACTTCATCTTTGAAG aGATTTCCTTACTTGATAAGCAAGAAATAATGAAACATAGGAATATGTATTCAGAGGTTGAGCCCATTTACATGGATCTCAACAAACAGTTGAAAAAACCAACCCCACCGCCCAAGCCTGAGAAGAATGTAGCTTGCAAGttttttagttttgctgatgtgcccAAAGATCTCCATGAGGCCAGCGTGGATGAAATATGTGACTGCCTTTTGCTACTCAACTTAAATCAGTATATTCAATCATTCCGCACAGAACAAATTGATGGACAATTTTTGTATGACCTGGATGAGGCCTTGATGCGAGAAAATCTGGGAATGAGTAAACTTCATGCAGCCAAGCTATTACGCTTCAGAGATGGCTGGAGACCCCGACTAGAGGAAAGCATTTAG